The Leptospira paudalimensis region CCGCCAAACTTCTGATAAGACTTCTAATTTCGACAATTTGTTTTGGATCGAGACCTGAGATAGGTTCATCCATGATGACAATCTCGGGATCCCCTAAGATGGCTTGTGCAATTCCCACTCGTTTGCGGTACCCAAGGGATAAGGTTCCAATGAGTTTGTCTTTTACATGGCTCAGATTTGTTTTTTCAATCACCTTCTCGATCTCTAAAGGTAATTTTGATTCTTCAATTTTTTTGATCCTACCTACAAATTGGAGGTATTCGGATATCGTCATATCCTCATACAGTGGCGGAGTTTCTGGTAAATAACCGATCTTTTGTTTTGCTTCCAATGGATAATCAAAGATAGACTTACCATCGATGGAGGCATCCCCCGCACTTGGGATCAAATACCCTGTGAGGATCCGAATGGTTGTGGTTTTTCCCGCGCCATTCAAACCGAGGAGACCTACAATCTCACCTTTCTCTAATTTAAAATTGAGCCCTGAGATGGCTCGTTTTTCGCCGTAAAATTTGGATAAATTGCTGACTTGTATCATAACTTTGGTTTAGTTTTCGTATACCTGCACCTATGAATGAATTTCTAGAAAAAATCAAAAGCTTTTTCAAGGATGAAGAGAGCTTTTTTGATGCAAAGCAACTTCTAGGCCAAAATTGGCACAATTTTGTCCCACAATACTTTGACAAAATCCTAGAAACACGTACGAATTCGGTGTTTGTCTTAGACAGAGAAGGAAATTATACCTATGTCAATGCCAAAGCGGAAGAAATGGCAGGCAAATCCGCTGAAGAAATGTTAGGGCAGAACATCTGGAATTTATTTCCAGTTTTAAAAACCCTCGAATTCGGAACACATCTCATGGAAGCGATTGAAGAAAAAAAAACCTTTCGCTCAGAGGAAACATACTTTGATGGAATGGGTTGGTATGATATGCAAGTTTTCCCACAGGAAAATTTCACAATCATCATCGCAACAGAAGTCACACACGCTAAAAATGCAAAAGATGAATTTAGCCAAATCATCACCAAAAACAAAACCATTTTAAATGCCTTACCAGACTCCTTGTATGGGATCCATAGGAATGGAAAAACCATTAATCATAAAGAATTCCCACATTTTACAGGATGGGATTGTAAGAACAAAGAAACAAACCTTCGTTATTCGGACATAAGCGAAATTTTCCCAGAAAACAAATTAGAGGAAATTCGTTCCATATTGGAACAGGTCATTGATTTAGGAGGAACTAAAACAGTAGAATATTCCATCCATGATTCTGATGGTGAAAAATGTTTTGAAGCACGATTTACCAAAACTGGAGATGTGGACGCACTTGCCATCATTCGTAATATCACGGAACGAAAAAAAGCCGAAGCATTAAAAAATGAATTTATCAGTTTGGTAAGCCATGAACTGAGAACCCCACTTACTTCCATCAAAGGATCGATTGATTTGTTACTTGCGGGAGTTGCCGGAGAAGTTTCCAACCAAACCAAGTCCTTACTCAATATCTGTAGGAAAAACACACAAAGACTCGTTCGTTTTGTTACGGATTTACTTGATATCGAAGCCTTAGATTCAGGGAATATTAATTTTAAATTTAGAACCTATTCATTAAAAGAAATCCTACAAACGTCAGTGGATGGTATGCGCACATTTGCCGAACAATACCATGTTTTGTTAAACTTTGATTCTAACTTTCCACAAACAACTGTTTATGTGGATGAAGATAGGTTAAATCACTGCATCACCAATTTGATTTCCAATGCCGTAAAATACACACCTAAATTTTCTGAAGTGACAATCTCCGTTCAATCAGAGGGAACAAAGGCAAAAATTCTAATCAAAGACAATGGACCTGGTATCGATCCAAATTTTGCTCCTAGATTATTTCATAGGTTTGCACAAGGTGCACCTCCAAAAGACAAACTCGTAGGTGGATCTGGACTTGGTTTATCGATTACAAAAGGGTTTGTTGAAGCAATGAAAGGGACTATTTACTTTTTATCAGATGATACTGGCACTGTTTTCACGATTGAGTTACCCATCGTAAAACCAGGACAAATTCCTGCAGGATTTGGCCAATGACTCTTCCTAACTTAAAACATGTATTAATCGTAGAAGATGAAGAAGACATAGTTGAAATTCTAAGAATTGCATTAGCATTTAACTCAAGTTACGAAGTGAGTTTTGCAAAGACTGGCCCAGAGGGATTACAAAAAGCCATTATCCTACAACCTGATTTAATTTTGCTTGATGTACTGATGCCTGGAATGAATGGAATGGAACTGATTGAAGAATTAAAAATTTTTCCAGAAACTAAAGAGATTCCAGTTGCATTCATCACATCACGTGTGCTAAAGAATGAAATTTTGGAATACCAAAAAAGAGGGGGCATTGGTGTGATTGAAAAACCGTTTGCCCCTCTTGAAATTGCAGATAAAATCCAAACCTTATGGATGGATTTTCACAAAAAATAAATCGATTCCTTATTTGTCTTGGAACCCAGTTAAAATTTCATCTTGTCTACCCATAAGTCTTACAGATAACCTTGGACCTACTTCACAAACAATTCGAGAAGCAACATAATTGCCCCATCTCGCAGATTTTTGTGCTGAATACCCTTGTGTGAGTCCATACAAAACTCCCGCAGCAAAAGCATCCCCTGCTCCTGTGGTATCAATTGGTTTGACTGGAAATCCTGGAACTAAAGTAATTTTTCCATTTTCTGCTACATAAGCTCCATCTTTTCCTGCGGTCATAAATACCAATGGACAAAGTTTAGATACAAATTGTACGGCTTCCTCTGGAGTTTTTGCTCCACTTAAAGCAAGCCCTTCTTCCGAATTACAAAAAACTACATCAACATATTCTTTGGTTAGGTGGATAAATTCATCACGAGACCGATTTACACAAAATGGATCGCTATAAGTAAAGGAAACTTTGATATTATTTTCTTTTGCAAGTTTCATCGTGAGTTCACTTGCTTTTTTCGTAGAATCCCCATCCCACAAATAACCTTCTACATAAACATACTTACTTTTTTTTAAGTTTTCCACATCGATGTCATTTGGTCCAAGAGATGTTGAAATGGCAAGATTCGTAAGCATTGTTCGTTCTGCATCAGGAGTGGTGAGAACAACACAAGTACCAGTGTGTCCGTTTTTGTCAGGAGTGGTTTCAAATAAAACTCCCGCATCTTCCATATCTTTTTTATAAAATTCACCATATGTATCGTGAGTGACTTTGCCAGTATAACAACAAGTCCCACCAGAATTGGCGATTGCAATCATCGTGTTGGCAGCACTTCCACCAGAGCGAAGTTCCTTTTTCTCATTATGGAGGTCGGCAAGGATTTGACCTTGTCTCGTTTCATCAACTAAGGTCATCACTCCCTTTGTGATATTTTGTTTTTCTAAAAAGTTTGGGTCGATGAAAGCAATGATATCTACCAGGGCGTTTCCTACGCCGAATACGTCGTAATGTCTCATGGGTACAATGCTTTTTTCCTTTAGGGAATTGACACTCAATTTTCCTATTCCAGTTTGGCTAGGTACCGAGAAAAAACGGCTTCATGATTTCAAAATTCAATTTATTTTTGCTAGTTTGTTTGTTCCTCGGACCAAATTTTCTATTTTCTCAATCTGCGCCTTCAAAAGAACCAGAAACAGTTGAAATCAAAGCGAATGTAGAATCTTCCTCTAAAAATACAAATTTTAGTAAAAATCCAACTGGTTTTCAAAAAGAGATCAATCTCGATTCAACAAACACTCGCTACATGAGTCTTCCTGATATTTTGAATCGAGAAGCGGGAGTCAGAGTTCGACAATACGGTGGGCTTGGTTCCTATTCGACACTTTCCCTACGTGGCACAAATCCCAACCAATCAAAAGTGTATTGGAATGGAGTTCCTATCAACAACTCGTTAGGTGGTGAAATCAATCTTGCCGACTTACCTTTTGATAATTTGGAAAAAATTGAAATTTACAAATCGGGAACACCTGCCGGGTTTTCTGGATCTGCCATTGGTGGTAGTATCAATTTGGTTTCCAAAACTAAAATTGATAAACCAATCACACGTGTGAATTTGATGGGAGGCAGTTTTAAAACGGCAAAGGCAACCGTTACCCATATGGACCAATTCTCAGGTGGTTCTTATTTTATCCAGGCATTACAGGAAACTTCAGACCAAAACTTTGCTTACTTGAATAACAAAGGAACCGTATTATTTAATACCTATGATGATACCATCGATGAAAGGAGAAATGCACAGTTTCGGAAAACTGGCTTCACTGGTAATGTATCATTTGAAGTTGGTAAAACAAAAATTAATTTTTTAAACGATTATATCCACAGAAAACAAGGGTTACCAGGTCCAGGCAATCGGCAAACCACTTCGGTTGGTAGGGTATTTAGCAAATTATCTTCAGCAGTTACGACAGAAACAAATGAGTTTTTATTAACAAATTTGACATTGGAAACGAAAACCTATGGGAATTTTGCAAAAGATGATTTGTTTGATCCAAAATCAGAATTTAGTTTTGGAACACCAGATTCTTTTACAAAAACAAACCAATATGGATTTCAAATCTCTCCCACTTTGTACTTGTTAGATTATTATCAAGTTTTGCGAACATCGATCCAAACAGAACAAGAGTTTTTTACTCGATACGAAAAACGTGCAAATCACGAAACAGAACGTAAGGAACCAAAAAAAAGAAGGGATACCCAAAGTTTCACCTTCCAAGATGAAATCCGTCTCTTTTCGAACCGATTGTTTTTAGTCCCACAAGTACGTTTTGAACGATACACTGATCGATTTGGAAAAGACGAAACAAGTATACGAAATCAACTTTTGGATCCTACTTCTGATGTTTTTTATGTCAGACAAAACTTCACCAATCCAAGTTTCGGGATCAAATTCATATGGATTAAAAAAGAAAATTTGGAATTTGGATCACTTGCTAATATCAGCAAGGATTTTAGAATACCCAGCTTTTTAGAGTTATTCGGTGAGAGAGGAAGTATCGTAGGAAATACAAAACTGAGACCTGAACAAAGTCGAAATGGTGATATTGGATTTTATCTTAATTCAAAAATTGATTCCAATTGGAAAATTCAGTCTGACATTTCCTATTTTCAAAAACGAATATATGATATGATTTTGTTTTTGCCAAACTCTCAGTTTACATTACGCCCAGAAAACGTGGACCAAGCTTTTATTCGTGGTGTTGAAACAAATCAAAACATCATTTGGAAAAAAGGAGTTAAGTTTAATTTAAATTATACATACCAAGATGCAAAAAATTACTCCGATTCACCTGCGTTAAATGGCAAATACCTTCCACTTCGTTCCAAAAGCCAAGGCAGTGCCTTACTCGCTTTTTTTAATGAAAAGTCGGAATTAGGAATTGAATACCAGTACATTGGGGCAAATTTCCGAGACAGAACCAATGAATATTTGGGTTACTTACCAGCGCGCCAATTTTGGAATCTATATGTTCAGTATTCACCTTACAAAAACAAAGAAACTGGAAATGAATTGATTTTAAGTTTTGAAGTGAGAAACCTTACTGACAAACGTGTAGAAGATTTGGTTGGTTATCCATTACCAGGTCGCAGTTATTATGTGACAGGGAGTTATCGATTCTAATGAAAGTTCAAAGTTCATACGGAAATTGGAAACAATTAGTTAACATCCCAATAATACTTTTTCTTTTTGTGCAGTGTAGCCAGTTAGAAATTGAAAAACCAAGTTTATTCCAATTTTTATTTTTATCTGCATCCCCTACTTCCGTAGGTGTTGTCACTTCCGATTTTGCCAGTGGTGGGAGGTTCAAAACTTTCGAACCAAATTCGTTTACCACGTTTCCAACTTCGATCCCCATTCATTCTGATGCAGTTGGCAGATACACAAATGACCGAGTTTTTATCGTCAATCGATTGAATCGTGATTCGATCCAAGTATTAAATCCTCAATTCGGTTTTCTCACCGAACAAGAGTTTAGTGTTGGACAAGGGAAAAATCCTCAAGATATATCTGTTTGGAATGATAAATATTTTATCAGTTTGTACAATGCTGATGAACTTGTGATTTATAACCGCTCTTCAGGAATCAAAACTGGGAGTGTATCATTTACATCTCTTCGAGAAACCTTTTCTACATCCGGAATTCCAGATAGTTCCGTGGAAGCATCCTATATGATCCAAGACGGTTCAAGTTTGTTTGTTTTACTGCAAAGACTTGATCGAAACGATGTCTCTGGTTACCTTCCTCCTAATTCCGATTCCTATTTAGTAGAAGTGGATATGGATTTAAATCAAATCAAAGCAGTGTATACACTTCCCTATCGTAATCCAAGTTCCAAAATCCAAAAAGTATTTTTATTCGGGGAACCACATTTAGTATTTTCATGTGTAGGGAGAGTTGGTTTCATTTCGCAAATTGATGCAGGTATCATTGCCTTCCGATTGAGCACAAGACAGTTTCATCCCAATCGATTGTTTGCAGAAGAAACAGCTGGTGGTGATATCCTATCGTTTCAGATTAAAAATGAAGAGTATGGTTATGCGTCCGTACTTGATTCAGGATTTAACAAAACCATCCAAGTCTTTCGTCCACGCACTGGTGAAAAACTAGGAACTCTATTACAAATCCCAGGCAATATTGGAATTAGTTTATCGGGTTTGTTACTCACAAACGAGGGCAAACTACTCGTGGGTTCCACGGATTTTTCAAGGCCAGGGATTTATGTGTATGACACGAACATTGGAAATGTTTTGTTAAACCCGATTCCTAGTTCCGTGGAGTTAACTCCT contains the following coding sequences:
- a CDS encoding ABC transporter ATP-binding protein; protein product: MIQVSNLSKFYGEKRAISGLNFKLEKGEIVGLLGLNGAGKTTTIRILTGYLIPSAGDASIDGKSIFDYPLEAKQKIGYLPETPPLYEDMTISEYLQFVGRIKKIEESKLPLEIEKVIEKTNLSHVKDKLIGTLSLGYRKRVGIAQAILGDPEIVIMDEPISGLDPKQIVEIRSLIRSLAGSHTVLISSHILTEIYKTCDKFLFLHKGSLKQELSLTRLEEEMNRLAGWEVGLSGKPKEELNQFMKSVLSDADHYNEMGTNKEEEMFLVRTTNPKQFKESLFSKALSLGIQIESLKKQDVSLEQIFMEKI
- a CDS encoding PAS domain-containing sensor histidine kinase; the encoded protein is MNEFLEKIKSFFKDEESFFDAKQLLGQNWHNFVPQYFDKILETRTNSVFVLDREGNYTYVNAKAEEMAGKSAEEMLGQNIWNLFPVLKTLEFGTHLMEAIEEKKTFRSEETYFDGMGWYDMQVFPQENFTIIIATEVTHAKNAKDEFSQIITKNKTILNALPDSLYGIHRNGKTINHKEFPHFTGWDCKNKETNLRYSDISEIFPENKLEEIRSILEQVIDLGGTKTVEYSIHDSDGEKCFEARFTKTGDVDALAIIRNITERKKAEALKNEFISLVSHELRTPLTSIKGSIDLLLAGVAGEVSNQTKSLLNICRKNTQRLVRFVTDLLDIEALDSGNINFKFRTYSLKEILQTSVDGMRTFAEQYHVLLNFDSNFPQTTVYVDEDRLNHCITNLISNAVKYTPKFSEVTISVQSEGTKAKILIKDNGPGIDPNFAPRLFHRFAQGAPPKDKLVGGSGLGLSITKGFVEAMKGTIYFLSDDTGTVFTIELPIVKPGQIPAGFGQ
- a CDS encoding response regulator, which produces MTLPNLKHVLIVEDEEDIVEILRIALAFNSSYEVSFAKTGPEGLQKAIILQPDLILLDVLMPGMNGMELIEELKIFPETKEIPVAFITSRVLKNEILEYQKRGGIGVIEKPFAPLEIADKIQTLWMDFHKK
- a CDS encoding adenosine kinase, with the translated sequence MRHYDVFGVGNALVDIIAFIDPNFLEKQNITKGVMTLVDETRQGQILADLHNEKKELRSGGSAANTMIAIANSGGTCCYTGKVTHDTYGEFYKKDMEDAGVLFETTPDKNGHTGTCVVLTTPDAERTMLTNLAISTSLGPNDIDVENLKKSKYVYVEGYLWDGDSTKKASELTMKLAKENNIKVSFTYSDPFCVNRSRDEFIHLTKEYVDVVFCNSEEGLALSGAKTPEEAVQFVSKLCPLVFMTAGKDGAYVAENGKITLVPGFPVKPIDTTGAGDAFAAGVLYGLTQGYSAQKSARWGNYVASRIVCEVGPRLSVRLMGRQDEILTGFQDK
- a CDS encoding TonB-dependent receptor plug domain-containing protein; this translates as MISKFNLFLLVCLFLGPNFLFSQSAPSKEPETVEIKANVESSSKNTNFSKNPTGFQKEINLDSTNTRYMSLPDILNREAGVRVRQYGGLGSYSTLSLRGTNPNQSKVYWNGVPINNSLGGEINLADLPFDNLEKIEIYKSGTPAGFSGSAIGGSINLVSKTKIDKPITRVNLMGGSFKTAKATVTHMDQFSGGSYFIQALQETSDQNFAYLNNKGTVLFNTYDDTIDERRNAQFRKTGFTGNVSFEVGKTKINFLNDYIHRKQGLPGPGNRQTTSVGRVFSKLSSAVTTETNEFLLTNLTLETKTYGNFAKDDLFDPKSEFSFGTPDSFTKTNQYGFQISPTLYLLDYYQVLRTSIQTEQEFFTRYEKRANHETERKEPKKRRDTQSFTFQDEIRLFSNRLFLVPQVRFERYTDRFGKDETSIRNQLLDPTSDVFYVRQNFTNPSFGIKFIWIKKENLEFGSLANISKDFRIPSFLELFGERGSIVGNTKLRPEQSRNGDIGFYLNSKIDSNWKIQSDISYFQKRIYDMILFLPNSQFTLRPENVDQAFIRGVETNQNIIWKKGVKFNLNYTYQDAKNYSDSPALNGKYLPLRSKSQGSALLAFFNEKSELGIEYQYIGANFRDRTNEYLGYLPARQFWNLYVQYSPYKNKETGNELILSFEVRNLTDKRVEDLVGYPLPGRSYYVTGSYRF